TGGAACTCCATCAACAGCATGGGCTGCTCGCGCAGCGCCAGCTTGCTGTGCGCGTTCACCATGCGCACCGTGTTGCTGTCGATCAATTCGACGCGGGCGATCGGCACACCAAGCTGGATGACCTGGATCACCGTGCGCACGGCGGCCTCGATGCTGGGGAAGGAGCAGATCGCCGCCGACACCGCCTCGGGCAGCGGGTACAGGCGCAGCGTCACTTCGGTGATCACGCCCAGCGTGCCCTCGCTGCCGACCAACAGGCGCGTGAGGTCGTAGCCGGCGGCGGACTTCTTGGCGCGGGTGCCGGTGCGAATCACCTCGCCACTGGCGGTGACGACTTCCAGCGCCAGCACGTTCTCGCGCATGGTGCCGTAGCGCACGGCGTTGGTACCGCTGGCGCGGGTGGCGCTCATGCCGCCGACGGTCGCGTCGGCGCCCGGGTCGATCGGGAAGAACAGGCCCGTGCTCTTGACCTCTTCGTTCAGCTGCTTGCGCGTGACACCCGGCTGCGCGGTCACCGTGAGGTCATCGGCGTCGACCGACAGCACCTTGTTCATGCGGCTGACGTCGATGCTGATGCCGCCCTGCACCGCCAGCAGATGGCCTTCCAGCGAAGTGCCCACGCCGAACGGGATCACCGGTGTGCCGTGTTGCGCCGCCAGCTTCACGGCGTCGGCAACGTCCTGCGTCGATTCGGCGAACACCACTGCTGCCGGCGGCGGCACCTGGAACGAGGACTCGTCGCGGCCGTGCTGCTCGCGGATCGCCATGGCCGTCGAGCATTGGGCCCCGAAGCGCCGCGCCAGCGCATCGAGCAAGGCGGCGGGTACCTCGCGCTGGTGGACTTCGGGCACAAGGTGGTTGAACTCGGTGGGCGCGTTCATGTTGCCTCCTGGAATCGTCCAGTGTAAGGCCTCCCGCGCAGCCAGGCGGGCTACCGTCCAGCACCGGACGTGGCCCCGCATTCGTTCGCTGAGAGCAGGCCGGCAGCGCGAGCGCGTAGCCTGCGGTGAGACCTCAGGTCATCGTGTCGCGTCTTCGTATTCGAAGCGCGTGATGATGCCGTCGTGGTTGCGGTCCATTTCCTCGAAGCTGTAGGGCGCGATGGTCAGTCGCTGCGCTTCGGCGCGTGTCAGCTCGCCGTCCCGGTTGCCGTCGGCCTGGATGAAAGAGCGCGCGACGTCGACCACGGAGTACGGATAGCCGCTGCCGGCCGACAGCCGCGGCGACGCCGGCGCGCCCACGGCGTAGCCGCCCGCGGCATAGGCGCCGCCCGGGGCCACCCCGCCATAGCCCGGTCCGCCGATCGGCCGGAAGCGACCGGGCGCGGTGGGCTGCGGCGTGCCCGGCGGGGGCAAGCCGGCCGGGAATGCCGACTGCAGGCCGGTGGGGTTCGGGCCGGCGAAGGCCTGGACCTGCGCGTTCGTCGGCGGTGGCGGAGCCGGCGTGACGCCGATCTGCAGCGGGCTCTTCGGCGTGGGAGCAGGCAGGTGCGCCGGACCCGCGGCACCGGCATGACCCGCCGCCAAGGCAAGCAAGGCGGCGCACAGGCAGATCACATGGACGCGTGGCTTCATGCGCCAGATGCTCGCGCGCGGCACACCGGAGGGGGGTCTGCAAATGCAAAACTTGTTGTGGCAGGGGTGAACGGCTGCAGCGCACAATCCAAGGATCAGGAGAGATCACCATGGGCAAGCGCCTCACGCAAATCGCCACCCGCACCGGCGACGATGGAACCACCGGCCTGGGGGACAACACCCGGGTGTCCAAGGACAGCCTGCGTGTGCACGCCATGGGCGATGTGGACGAGCTGAATTCGCACATCGGCCTGCTGCTCTGCGAGCAGTTGCCGGCGGACGTGCGCGAGCTGCTGGTGGATGTGCAGCACCAGCTCTTCAATCTCGGCGGTGAGCTGTCGATTCCCGGCTTCGAGCTGCTCAAGGCCGATGCGGTGCTGGCCCTGGATGCGGCGCTCGAA
Above is a window of Ramlibacter tataouinensis DNA encoding:
- a CDS encoding cob(I)yrinic acid a,c-diamide adenosyltransferase, whose translation is MGKRLTQIATRTGDDGTTGLGDNTRVSKDSLRVHAMGDVDELNSHIGLLLCEQLPADVRELLVDVQHQLFNLGGELSIPGFELLKADAVLALDAALERYNAQLPRLQEFILPAGKRAAAQAHVCRTVARRAERAVVALGAAETLRETPRQYLNRLSDLLFVLARVLNRMDGGDDVYWKSERLARSAD
- a CDS encoding EF-hand domain-containing protein, whose translation is MKPRVHVICLCAALLALAAGHAGAAGPAHLPAPTPKSPLQIGVTPAPPPPTNAQVQAFAGPNPTGLQSAFPAGLPPPGTPQPTAPGRFRPIGGPGYGGVAPGGAYAAGGYAVGAPASPRLSAGSGYPYSVVDVARSFIQADGNRDGELTRAEAQRLTIAPYSFEEMDRNHDGIITRFEYEDATR
- a CDS encoding FAD-binding oxidoreductase — its product is MNAPTEFNHLVPEVHQREVPAALLDALARRFGAQCSTAMAIREQHGRDESSFQVPPPAAVVFAESTQDVADAVKLAAQHGTPVIPFGVGTSLEGHLLAVQGGISIDVSRMNKVLSVDADDLTVTAQPGVTRKQLNEEVKSTGLFFPIDPGADATVGGMSATRASGTNAVRYGTMRENVLALEVVTASGEVIRTGTRAKKSAAGYDLTRLLVGSEGTLGVITEVTLRLYPLPEAVSAAICSFPSIEAAVRTVIQVIQLGVPIARVELIDSNTVRMVNAHSKLALREQPMLLMEFHGSPAGVKEQAETVQEIAGEHGGEAFEWATTPEERTRLWTARHNAYFAAIQSRPGCRAISTDTCVPISRLADCLLDSVEEADDSGLPYFLVGHVGDGNFHFGYLLDPNDPKERELAEGLNHKLVARALALGGTCTGEHGVGLHKMDFLVTETGAGAVDMMRSIKRALDPKNIMNPGKIFSI